CGCCCACTGACGGCCGTCTCGGCATGCCGAAGTGGTCTTACAATGGCGCCAGGCTCGCCTTCACGCATGATCTCTCTGATGGCGTGGAGTTGTGGGTCGCCGAGGCCGCAACCGGCAAAGCCCGGCTGCTCCCGGGCGTGCGGGTCAGTGACATGTTGACCACACCGTTTCGCTGGACGAGTGACAACGAACATTTGCTTGTCCTGCTTGTGCCGGCGGAGCGCGGCGCGCCGCCACCGGCGCCATTGGTTCCCACCGGCCCCATCATTGAAGAAACTGCCGGAAAATTCGCGAAGGTCATGACCTTCCAGGATCTGCTGCGCAATGAGCATGACGAGCGGTTGTTCGAGCACTTCGCCACCACGCAATTGGCGCTGGTGCATGCGGTCAGCGGGGAAATCACCGCCATTGGCGCACCGGCGATGATCATGGCTGTGGAATTTTCCCCGGATGAAAAATTCCTGCTGGTAACCCGGGTTAAACGGCCGTTTTCGTATCGCGTACCCTACTTTCGTTTCACGCGCGTGATCGAAGTGTGGGACCGCCAGGGCAGGGTGCTGGCAACCATCGCGGATCTGCCCATCGCTGATGAAATTCCCACCCAGGGCGTGGCGGTGGGACCGCGCGAGGTGGGCTGGCAGCCGCGGCATCCCGCCAAACTCCTGTGGGTCGAGGCGCTGGATGGCGGCGACCCCCTCAAAAAAGTGCCGCAACGCGACAAACTCATGACTCTGGCTGCGCCGTTCAGCGCTGCGCCAGCGGAGGTCATGCGGATACAGCATCGTTTTGCCGGAATTGACTGGCTGGCGAAGCGCGAGGAGGTGCTGTTGACCGAATACGACCGCGACCGGCGCTGGCGCACGACGGCATGGGTCAACCTGGCCAAGCCGGCCGCACACCGCAAAGTCATTTTCGACCTCAGCGTCAATGATGCCTATGGCGATCCCGGCCAGCCGGTTTATGAAACACGCACAACCGGTGAAACGGTGTTGCTGCAGGATGGCGATTGGATCTACCTGAACGCACGCGGCGCCTCCCCGGAGGGTGCCCGGCCCCGCCTCGATCGTTTGAACCTGAAAACCCTGGCCAGGCAAACGCTGTTTCAAACCCAGCCCAACTCCTTCGAACCCTTTCTCTCTTTTGTCGCAGGCAGCCGCAATCTCATTCTCACACGCTATGAGTCGCCAAGGGAACCGCCCAACTATTTCATGGTGGATTTGAAAAAGAAGACGCGCACGACGCTCACCGATTTCAGAGATCCGGCACCACAGCTCACCGGCTTGCGCAAGGAGCTGGTGAAATACCACCGGCCTGATGGAGTGCCGCTCTCCGGCACCCTTTATTTGCCGCCCGGCTATGAAAGCGGCTCGCGCCTGCCCGTGGTGATATGGGCCTATCCGCTGGAATACTCGGACGCCGGCACTGCCGGGCAGGTGCGGGGCTCGCCGCATACCTTCACTTTCCTGCGGGGTGCTTCGCCGCTGTTCTTTTTGACCCAGGGGTATGCCGTTTTCATGGATGCCACCATGCCGGTGGTCGGTGATCCGGAGACCATGAACGATACGTTCGTGGAGCAGATCGTGGCCGCGGGCCGTGCCGCCATCGACAAGCTCGATTCCATGGGTGTGATCGACCGCACGCGCGTATGTGTGGCCGGCCACAGCTATGGCGCCTTTATGACAGCCAATCTGCTGGCACATTCCGACGATTTTGCCGCCGGCATCGCACGCAGCGGCGCGTACAACCGCTCGCTTACGCCCTTCGGCTTTCAGAATGAGCGACGCTCCTTTTGGGAGGCCCCGGAGATTTACATGAGGGTTTCGCCGTTCACGCACGCCCATAAAATCAATGAGCCCCTTTTGCTCATTCATGGCGAGGCGGACAACAACCCCGGCACCCATACCATGCAATCCGAGCGGCTGTTTCAAGCCATCAAGGGCAATGGCGGCACGGCGCGGCTGGTGCTGCTGCCGCTTGAAAGTCACGGCTACGTCGCCCGCGAGTCGGTGCTGCACACACTGGCAGAAATGTTCGAGTGGTGCGAGAAACACGTCAAACACCGTTCTGCCGGTCCGAACCGGCAGGCGCCGCCACAGTGATTTTGGAGGCACAAGCTTAATTGGAAGCGCAGGCGCTCCGCCGTCTGCTTTGCCCACCCAGACGGCCTTTGAAAAGCGACTTTTGCATGGCGGCGCGTCTCCCGCCACGCCCGGCCGCATCGCAGAGAGTTTTGAGTGCCATCAGATTTTTGTGGGCAGTTGACAACAACGAACCGCTGCGCACCCGTCTCGGGTGTTTTATGTGTTCCATGCTGATCAATGTGGGTAAATCGGAATGCGGCGATAGACAAATTCCCCGGACGCTGATTTGCGCAGTGTCGCGCTAATGTTTCTCAGTGGCAAGCTGGAAAAAGCGGCGTCGTTAAAATCTCTGCGCCAGAATGGTGTTTTTAGGGTAATTTGCCATGCCACGCGCGGCATCCATAAGAATGAAAATGAGCTTTCGTAGTCGTGCCCTCAGGCACCGACCCTGAAGGGTCTGCTACAAAAATCTTTTTGTGGCAATTTGCCATGCCCGTATGGGCACCATCGGGATGAAAATGTCGCACAGACTTTTTATCTGCCTGCAGGCTGGCGGCCTGTGTTGCGGTATTTTTACGGCATGCGATGACAAGGCAAACGCGGGTGTGGGGAAACGCTCGTGGGCAAAACCCCGCGGTCAAAGTCCTGTCATGCATAACCTCCATCAATCAACATCGGGCCAGATTACTTGAATTTTGCACCCGTATGGATTCCCTCTGCGAGGAATGCCGATTTGATCGCGAAACTCAACCACCCAGGGATGGTGCATAAAAAAATTGCAGGCAAACTTGCGGTCAACTCCGGCAGGAATGAATTGTTTTTGTCAAGCGGCATAGCGCATTTCCAAAAACTCCGGCAGCAGTGCCCCGTTTGGTTCTCCTGAAAAAAACGCGTCAGATCATGAGAAAGCCACAGATCACTGACGGAGTGTTGTGAACACGTCGTTTATTGCGAATAACAGCAGGCAACAGGCAAAATTCAGATCCACCCCAATCTCTTGCTGCGGACACATGATCGAGTATCAAGCCAACCGCCATTTTGCCCTGGCAATGGATGCTGAAGATCCCCTGGCGGAATTTCGCTTCCGTTTCCATCTTCCCAAAACCAGGAGTGGCGAAGATTGTGTTTATCTGTGCGGCAATTCGCTCGGCCTGATGCCGAAGACGGCCAGAGCCCATGTCGAACAGGAGCTGAGTGACTGGGAGCGTCTGGCGGTGGAGGGACATGTCAAAGCCAGACATCCCTGGACGACCTATCACGAGCGTTTCACCCGCCAGCTCGCGAATCTGGTGGGTGCCAGGCCGGTGGAAGTGGTGGCGATGAACACGCTCACTGTCAACCTTCACCTGATGATGGTGTCTTTTTACCGGCCCACCCCGACGCGGCACCAGGTGGTGATGGAAGCCAATGCCTTTCCCTCCGACCTCTATGCGGTGCAATCTCAAATCGCCTTTCACGGCTATGATCCCGCCAGCTCGCTGGTGATGCTGCAACCCCGGCCGGGCGAGACCACATTGCGCACGGAGGACATGGAAGCTTATCTGCGTGAAAACGGCGAGCGGGTTGCCCTGGTCTTGCTGGGCGTGGTGAACTATTACACCGGCCAGGCTTTCGACATGCAGCGATTGACCCGGGCCGCGCATGCGCAGGGCTGCATGATCGGTTTCGATCTTGCACATGCGGTGGGCAATCTCCTGCTGCGGCTGCATGACTGGGAGGTCGATTTTGCGGTTTGGTGTTCCTACAAATATCTGAATGCCGGCCCGGGTGCCGTGGCGGGTTGTTTTGTGCACGAGCGCCACGGTCACGCGCGTGACCTGCCGCGTTTCGCGGGCTGGTGGGGTCACAATCCGGCCCGGCGATTTTTGATGGAGCCGGCATTCCAGCCGGTCTTTGGTGCGGAAGGCTGGCAGATCAGCAATCCGCCGATCCTCTCGCTGGCTCCCTTGAAAGCCTCCCTCGACCTGTTCGATGAAGTCGGCATGCCGCGCTTGCGCGCCAAGAGTGAACTGCTGACCGGTTATTTGGAATTCCTGCTCAATCAGTTCGGCGGCGATCTGCTCACCATCATCACACCGGCGGACAAGACCCAACGCGGAGCGCAGCTTTCCCTGCGCGTGCGCCGCAACGGCCGCGCTTTGTTGCAAGCTTTGCTGGCGCGCAATTTTATCTGCGATTGGCGCGAGCCCGATGTCATTCGGGTTGCCCCGGCACCGTTTTACAACACTTTTCTCGATGTCTACCGCTTTGCCGGTGCCGTGCGCGGCAGCCTGCTGTAAAGCAACACCGGGGAAATGGCGGCCTGCGACTGGCATCTGTTCCATCCCCGCTCGCCCGGATTGTTGCCGTCCCACCCGTCCCGTTGCCGGCCATTTATTTTGCCTGGTGCAGTTTTGCCGTCGCGGTGTATGAGCACCTGCCGGTTTTTTCGCCGGGTTGCTTTGCGCACCGGCCGTTCGAGCTCTCTCGCGCTTTTCAGTGCGCGGCCGCAGATGCATGCGGTCGCGTCTTGCCGCGATGGTGACTGCCGCCGCTGTGCCGTTCCTCCCATCGGGACACTCACGCACTCGGTCAGGAATTGCGATTTCACGCTGCTCATCGAATGAACGACAAGGCGCTTGCGAGGAGGCGGGATGAAATTCAAGCAGACGGTCAAACGTGGCGCGCTGGTCTGCCTGGGTCTGGCGCTCATCGGCGCCGGACTTTTTTGGGGGTGGGCGCCCACTATGGTGGCGAAAAACTTGAATCGTGTGCACGCGCCTGCCGCCGCCCCGCCGCCGGCGGACGTGCAGCGTCTGCATGATTCACTCTTTGTGGCAGATTTGCACGCGGATGCCCTGCTGTGGAATCGTGATTTGCTGGAGTGCGGCAGTTACGGCCATGTCGATATTCCGCGTCTGATCGAAGGCGGTGTGGCGCTGCAAGGCTTCACGGTGGTCACCAAAACGCCGCGGCATCTGAACATCGAACGCAACGACGACCGCAGCGATGACATCACCCTGCTGGCGATCGCGCAGCGCTGGCCGGTGGCCACCTGGTTCAGCTTGAAGGCGCGTGCGTTGCATCAGGCGCGCCGGCTGCATGAAGTGGCGGCGCGTTCCCGCGGGCGCTTCACCCTGATTCTCACTGCGCCGGATCTGGAGGCGTATCTGGCGCGCCGCGCCCACGAAAAAGGAATCACTGCCGGGTTTTTGGGGTTGGAGGGGTGTCATGCGCTAAACGGCGGGCTTGCCAGCGTGGACGAGCTGTATGCCGCCGGCTTTCGCATGCTGGGTCTGACACATTTTTTTGACAACCAGGTGGGCGGCTCGGCGCATGGCCTTGCCAAAGGCGGGTTGACGGCGTTTGGCCGGCGCGTGGTGCAGCGCGCGGAAGAGTTGGGCATGCTGATCGATCTCGCACATGCCTCTCCGCAACTGATCGAGGACGTGCTGGCAATCGCCCGGCGGCCGCTGGTGGTCTCACACGCCGGCCTGCGCGGCCATTGCGACAACCAGCGCAATCTCAGCGACGATCATGTGCGCCGCATTGCGGCCACCGGCGGCTTGATTGGCATCGGCTTTTGGGAAACCGCCTGTTGCGGCCACGACGCGGCGGCCATCGCGGCAGCCATGCGCTACGCCGTGGGTATTGCCGGTATCGATCACGTGGCGCTGGGCTCCGACTTCGACGGCGCGGTCAGCACGCCTTTCGACGCCAGCGGTATGGTGCAACTGACCGCCGCATTGCAGCAGGCAGGCTTCAACCCCGCAGAGATCCGCAAAGTGATGGGCGACAACTTGAAGGAATTGTTGCGCCACCACCTGCCGCCCAGGTGATAAACCCGCGGGCGGCGGCCGTCATGCGCCTGCGGCTTTAAAAAGCCGAGCTGATCAGGTTGGCATTGGTTTGACGGACCAGATGAAAGCGGCCGTCACCCTGTTCGTCATAGAAAACGAATTCGCGCGGCGGCTCCTCATAGCGCCAAATCTCGATGGTGCGGCCGTAGCGATCATACTGTCGCGAGATTTCATCCGGCTGGCCGTAGATGACGTACACCCGCCCGCGATCGGTGGTCCAGCCCTGGCTTTTCCCCCACGCATAGCGTGAGTTGGCCTCGCCGACACGCCAGTAGAACTCCTCCTCCAGCAAATTGGCACTCGCCTCCGGATTCGGGTTGCGTTCCTGCCAGAATTGATCGAGCAGGCGGCGCTGCTCCTCGGGCGGCGCATTTTTGATCTTCTTCCATTGTTCGCCGGTCATGATCAAACGCAGGGGCTCGATGTAGTCATCGAAGGCGCGGTTGTTGCGTGTCACCGCCGGACGATTGGCCCAGCGCACCATCAGGCTGCGTTTGGAAACCGTTGTGCGGCCGTCGGAAGTGACGGTCATGCTGATTTCCAGGGGCCCCAGGCCAAGTTGCGTGGGAGGGATGGGGAAGATGATGTTGACGGTTTGCTGGCTGGCGGTGGTGTCAATGTCGGCGCGGTTGCTGTTGCCGGTTTCCTCGTGGCCGATGCGCAGCGTGGCCTGCAACCGGCCGCCGGCGCGCACATGCCGCGCCTGCGCGAAAGCATAAATCGTTTTGTTGAAACGCTGCTGAAAGGAGGGAATGACCTGCTCCTCGCGTGGGAACTCCCGGGGCGGGCTGTCGAGCAGAATCACATCGCTCAGCGTCAAGTCTTCGGCAAAAAGATTGCGAATCAGCACCGGTATCACCATGAAACCGCGGCCTTTGGAGACGCGGTCGGTCACCATGACTTCGAGTTTGTATTCACCCGGCGGTGCCTGGAGAAAGTAGGCGACGCGCTGGTAGAGTGAATCCGGCTGCGTACTGTCATAGCTGCTGACCGTGATGGTGCGGGAGTCATCAATGAGCTGAACGGCATGGCCGCGATGATCGCGCAGCGCCAGGGTGAGCTCGAATTGCGCAACGAAATTGGGCGTTTTGCGCTCGAACTGCAGGCTGCGATGCGGCACATCCAGAATCGTCCACAAGCGGTTCTGCCGCGTCGGGTCAATGATATTGGCGGTCTGCACGCCGAATTTCAACACTCCGGTCGATTGTTGGCGGACGCCGAAGCGATGCGGCTGGCCGCTGCCGCATCCCAGCAGCAGGAGAGCCAGGCTGAAACAGATGTATTTCATGGAACGGTGTCCTTGCTTAAAAATCGGTGCCCAGCGAGAAGAGATAGCGCGGTTTGGTGTATTGCTGCAAATCGGTGTTCCAGGCGGCGTCGATGCGCAACAGACCAATCGGGCTGTAGAAACGAATGCCGTAGCCGAAGCCGGCCAGCACATCATCCAGCACCCGCTCACCCAGACTGTTGCGTGTAAAGAGGCGGAAACCGTTGCTGTCGTCCCATGCGCTGCCGGCATCAAAAAAGATCGCACCGCGCACCTGTTGGAAGAACAGGGGGATCGGCGCCTGCAAAAGCAGGAAGCGGATGAAGGGGAAGCGAATTTCCGCGTTCATGAGGAAATAGCGCGTGCCGATCTGCTCATAGTAGTTGGTGCCGCGCACCGGATAGACGAACTGGCTGAAGGTGAGATCGTTGATATCCTCCGAGCTCAGCCCGCGGGCAAATTCACGATTGAGCCAGTTCGGAATGCCGCCCAGGATGAAATGTTGCGGCTGCCTGCCAAAGCTGGCGCCGCCCGCCAGCCGCCATGCTAGGCTCCATTCCCGTGACAGCGATTTGTAGTGGCGGAAATCCGCCTGCACCGTGGCAAACTCGCGCGGAATGCTGCCGATCCCCGGGCTGACCGCAGCTGAGAGCGAGCTGCGGCGGTTGTCATCCGGGCCATAGGAGCCCCAGCGTGTGTTGTCGCGGGTGTACTCCAGCGAGAAAATCGCCGCCGAGCTTTTCAGCGAGGGAATGTCGATGTAGGTCAGGTTGTCCTGGATGGTGTAGAGATAGGCGGCGGAAAAATCGATGCGGTCGAAGCGTGAAAAGGGGTAGCTCACGCCGCTCAGCAGGCTGAGGAAACGAAAGCGTTCGATGCTGCCGAACAAGTCGAAATCGCCCTGCAGATTCGAGAGATAGAAACTGACCTGCTGGCCGAAGGCGAAATAAACATTGGGGCGCCAGCCCTGGTACAGGTAGCTCAGGGCAAAATCGCTGTTGGCGAGCGAGCGGTTAAGATAGGCGCCGATGCCGATTTGATGATTGCCGGTCAGGTCGGAAAGATACACCTGCCCCAAACCCTGCAGCCCGAAGAAAGGATCATAGCCGGTGACCCCGCCGACATAATCGATGCTGAAGCGTGGCTTGTAATCGCGCACGATGAAACTGCCGTCGGCTTGCAGATTGTCCTTGGGCGCTTCGATTTCACCCCGGGTAATCGTGCCGTTGGAGATGATGCCGCGGGTGAAGTCGCGATCGAAGGCAAAATTCTGATAGGGCCGGCCCTGGGTCTGCTCGTTGCTCATGCTGGCCAGTTGCGGCGCATCCTGGATGTTCATCGGGGTGGCCCGGTACTTCATCGCATCGGTCAGGGTGAGGGCGGAATGCTTGCCGACAGCTTCCAGGGGATTGCGCCACAAGTAGATGTCATAGCCGCCGCGATAAAACGAGGTGAATGCCAGGCGCTGGCCGTTGTTGGCGATCGAGATTTGTTGAATGCCAACCAGCAGGTCGGTCAATGGCAGCTCGGTGCCGGTGGACAGAACGTGGAAATAGATGTTGGCGATGCCGTTGCGATCGGACAAATACAGCAGGGTGTCAGCGCTGTGATAGAATTCCGGTGCGGTTTCCGTGCTTGGCGCGGAGGTGATGCGCCGCAAACTGGTGCCGTCGGGCCGGATCAGATAAATGTCGCTGTTGCGATAATCGTGCCGCCAAATGGGGTCATCGCTGCTTGCCCCTGGTTCACCACGATCGGAGGAGAATGCCAGCCAGCGGCCATCGGGCGACCAGGTTGGTTCGAAATCGGAAAAGGCATCGTCGGTGAGCTGCGTGAGCTGCTCCGTTTCCACGTCCACCAGGTAGAGATCACTGCGGGTTTTTTTCATGCCGGTGAAGGCAATGTGCCGGCCGTCGGGCGACCAGGCGGGATTCCAGATGCCCTCAAAGCCGGGCTTGTAAGTGCGCACTATTTTGCGGCGCTTGACATCGACGACGTGCAGCACATCCTGCCAGCCACTTTTTGCGGCAAAGACCAGGCGGTTGTTGTCCGGGGCCCAACTGATGCCGGGCCGCAGCCATTTCAACTCTTCCACGCCGGACTGTTTTTGCCCGCTCACCAGCTTGCCCATTTCCTGCCCGGTGATGGCATTGAGCAGGTGAATGTCAAACAGGCCGGAGCGGTCGGTCAGGTAAGCCAGACGTGAGCCGTCCGGGGAGAGCGCCGGGCTGTTGTTGATGTAGTTGGAAGTTTTGCGGTGATCGGTCAGGGCGCTGGCCAGATCCGCGGGTGTCTGCCGTCGTTCAATCTCCGGCCAGTACCATTGCTTCAAATTTTTCTGCCACTGCTCGGAGACGACTTCGAGATTCTCCCCGAGGGCGTTTTGGAACGAGGTGTTGAGATTGCGGCTGGAGCGCAGCTCCTGCAATAATTCCGTCACCTTGGCGCGGCCGTAGCGGCGTTCAATCCAATAGAAGAAACTCTGTCCGCCCTGATAAGCCATGTAGTCGAGCTGGGTGAGCGGCGGCAGATATTCGTTGATGACGGCGTCGCGAATCATGTTGTCGGCATGGGTGTCCCAATGTTGCGATTCATACTCGGCCAGACCTTCGTTGAGCCAGAGCGGCAGTTGGAAGCGCATGATGCCGCGAATCACGGCACCGGCGCCCGCGCCATAGAAATACTGCAACAAGACGGCATGCAGCAGCTCGTGATGAACCACATGCCGAAACAGTTCATTCGAGCCTTCATAGGGCAGCACAATGCGGCCTTTGAAGAATTCGGTGAAGCCGCCCACCGACTCCGGCTGAATGCCGGGAGTAACGTTGGTCTCCTGAAAGTCGTTGTGAGAATTGTAAACCAGGAAGGGGATGCGCGCAATCAATTGGAACTGAAAAGTCCGTTGCAGCGAGACCAGCGCCGATTCCGCCACGGCACTGGTAAAGCTGGCGATCTGCTCACCGCCCTCGTAGAAATAGATGTCGAAGTGGTCGGTTTGGATGTATTTCCAATCCCTCGTGGCGTATTGTACCTTGTTTTGACCGAAATTCTGGGCCCAGGCCAGACTTGGCAGCAGGGCTGCGACGGTCAATACTTGCAGAAGCTGTTTCATCAAAGGCCTCTATGGCTAAAGGTTCTCAGGCCGGCCGGCTGTCTTACTTACGCCCAAAGTCAGACAGCAGATTCCGATTTTTCAGACCGCGCATAAATAAGAAATTTTGCGGATAAAGCAAAGCAAAACTATTTGACTGGAAGGATGGCGCAAGTGAGTGCTGAAGGCGGGCACAGCCCGCTGGTGCCGGTCATCGGAGAGGATTGAGGTGGGGCGCTGCCGGCCGGGCACACCTGCCGGGGTTGCGCCGGGAAAATCAACGCACGGCCATGCGGCCGGGCTCATGCGCATCCAAAAACGCCAGCTCATCCGCGGTAATCTGGTCACGATACCTCTCCAGCAGGGTGGGATCATACTTCACCGCTGCCCAGAGCGCAAAGGGTGCCAGATGTTTGTCCGCAGATGTACGGTAGTAGTTGAAAACCAAAAAGTAACCTTCGGCCAGATTGCGGCGATCCTCCTCCGAGAGCTTGCGGGGATGGCCATAAAGCACGGGCAGGGCCAGAAGCTGTTCCGGCTCAAGGAGGTCAGGATGGGGCACGGTTGCAGTATTCACGCGATAAATGTTGGGCCACAGGAACGGGTCGAAATAATAGTGGCCCGAGATGTTCCACAGATTGTCACCGGCCACCACGCGGTGAGTGCCACCGGGGAAGAAGGGAGCGGGCTGGACGGGCGCGACATTGGACGATGCCGCCGGCGGTTTGCCATTTGCCGCTGTCTCTGCGTTTGAATGCAACGTTTCTTTTTTCTCACCAATCGGCGTGACGAAGACAGCCAGCATGAGCACCAGCAGGGTGGTCAGTGTTCCCAACAGCCAGAGAAAGCGGCGCGGCCGGCTGCGGGCAGCTGCTGCCTCCCGGGCGGCAGGGGATGCAGTAAAATACTCGAGGGAGCGTTCGTGAGTGGGGCTGACTCTGGCCTCGGAGAAATCCCATCTCACGCGGCCCGGTTCTGTGCGTGCACCCGGCAAAGTGCTGTAGTGTGGACGGGGCCCGCCTGCACTTGAAGTCGGGCGCCCGGCCCCTGCGAATGGTTCGGCCGCCTTGCCGGCCTGCTTCTCCCAATCCCCGGCCCGGTCAAATGTTTTCGCGTCCGCCAACGGCATCTCCTCTGGCATGGTCACCGCAAGGCCGTTGTGATTGGCACTTTCGACCTGGGCGGTCCGCTTTTCCCCGGTGTCAACCTCTTCCACCACGTGCCCGACTAGAATCGCGCCGGTGGCGGGTTCGACAGCGAGCGCTTCGGATTCCGCAAAATCAAAACGCAGACGCGCAGGCTGTGGCGTTGACTTGGGCACAAGATCAGCCAGAAGTTGTTCAATCTGCGACGACAGCGGCAGGGATGGCGCTTTGGCGCTGGACGGTTGCGCTTCTGGCGCTGCCGGTGCAGCGGGGAGAAGGGTCGGTTTGAGATGGGCAAGTTCCTGATTTGCCAGAAGCTCGAGTTTTTGCGCCGGCCGGAAAATCACCCGGTTTTGTCCCGGAATGATGATGGTTTCACCCGTGCGGGGATTCCGGCCGCGGCGTTCCTTGATCCATTGCAATTCGAACGTGCCAAATTCATGAATTCGCACCACACCGTCACGTGCCAAACCCTCTTCGATGAGGCTGGTTGCTTCGCGCACGAATTCCCGCAGGAATTCCGGTGAAGTGTGATCAGGCTGCAGACGAAAACGCTTGCGCTGATAGGGTCCCCGGGCGGCGAGCTTCAGATAACGGACTTTTGCACTCATGGCCGTTCGCTCCGCTTTGCCAGCAATTGCTTCAAGCGTTCTGAGGGGCGGAAGAAGACAATATCCTTTGGCGGCAGCAGCATGTGGCGACGGGCGGCCGGATTGTAGGATTTGCGCGCGGCACGGCGGCGGATGCCAAAACTGCCGAAGCCGCGCATAATCACCGTCTCCTTGTGTGCCAGACTCCGGGTGATGGTGTCGCACAACAAGCGCAACAGCTCGCGGGCCTCGCGCTGGGACACCCGCATCCGCTGAGAGAGACTTTTGGTAAGCTCGGTTGTTGTCATGGGCCGGCCTCGTCGCGCAGGTAAGTGCCCTTCAATATAACAAACGGCATGCCAATGTCAACCAAAAACTCCTGCCGCAAGTAATGCCGCAGTTATGACAGTTCAGTCTGTCTGATCTGCCACGGCTCATCCGTGGCAATTCCGGCTGAGAGCATTCGCAGGATCGCAAGATAGAACCACGGTCAAACCGTGGCGGAACGTTTGTTCTTTGCGAACCCCCCCGCGGCTTCGTGTCCTCGCGTTTGCAGGCAGGGAGGCCTGCGCTGCTCCACAGTTGCTGAGGCATTACTTCCCGCCAGATTTTTCGCTTGACTATTTAGGGCTTTTGTTTTATTGTCGGCCTTGCTGAATCTTAACAAAAAATTTGCCCGCCTGCTGTCTGTCATCATCGCTGTGACCCTGGTTGACACCTATGGTTGCACGCTCGCTGTTCGACTTCCTGACAATTTGCGCCACCCGTTATGCCGATCGCGAAGCCTTCGTCTTCGGGGAGACGCGCTGGAGCTACAAGCAATTCCACGACATGGTCAACCAGTTGGCTCACAGCCTGGCGAGGCTCAATTTGCAGCCCGGCGATCGTATCGCCCTCATGCTGCCCAACCTGCCGCAATTCCCGATTGCCTATTATGCGCTCCTGAAGATCGGCGCGGTGGTGGTGCCGGTGAACATCATGTTTCGCGAACAGGAGCTCCATTACGTCCTGCAGGATTCCGGTGCCCGGGGCTTCATCGCCTGGAGCGGTTTCAGCCACCACCTGATGGCGGCCGCGCAAACACTCGAGGAATGCCGCCATCGCATCTTCCTCCACTATCCCGCCGACACCAGCCCGCCCGGCCCGCTGCCTCCCGATACCCTGAATTTTGATGAGCTGACTGCCGAAGCGGCTCCCGTGCAAGACTTGCCGTGTGTGACCACTGGCGAAGACCCCGCGGTCATTTTGTACACCGCCGGAACCACCGGCTTGCCGCGCGGCGCCGTGTTAACGCACGCCGGCATCGCGGCAGCCGTGCTCTCCTGCTGGGATGCCTTTCGCATCGACGCCAACCACCGCTTTGCTGCCGCGCTACCACTCTTTCACGGCATCGGCCAGATGTTGACGATGAATGTGCCGCTGGCCGCAGGCGCGTGTTGCGTGCTCATCCCCCGTTTCGATCCGCTGCAGGTGCTGCAGACCATCGCGCGGGAACGTGTGACGCATTTTGTCGCGGTGCCGGCCATGCTGCATCACCTGCTCACCGAGATGAAGGCCATCGAGGAAAGCGCCGCCACCGCCGGCAAGGCGGCACCGGCCGGCGGCATCTCGCTGGCCACGTTGCAGGCCCTGATCGTCACCGGCATGCCGGTGGATGACAATTTGCGCCAGGCGCTGTTGCAGCGTTTTGGCGTCGCCATTTTCGAAGGCTATGGCCTGGCGGAATGCAGCC
The window above is part of the candidate division KSB1 bacterium genome. Proteins encoded here:
- a CDS encoding BamA/TamA family outer membrane protein, yielding MKQLLQVLTVAALLPSLAWAQNFGQNKVQYATRDWKYIQTDHFDIYFYEGGEQIASFTSAVAESALVSLQRTFQFQLIARIPFLVYNSHNDFQETNVTPGIQPESVGGFTEFFKGRIVLPYEGSNELFRHVVHHELLHAVLLQYFYGAGAGAVIRGIMRFQLPLWLNEGLAEYESQHWDTHADNMIRDAVINEYLPPLTQLDYMAYQGGQSFFYWIERRYGRAKVTELLQELRSSRNLNTSFQNALGENLEVVSEQWQKNLKQWYWPEIERRQTPADLASALTDHRKTSNYINNSPALSPDGSRLAYLTDRSGLFDIHLLNAITGQEMGKLVSGQKQSGVEELKWLRPGISWAPDNNRLVFAAKSGWQDVLHVVDVKRRKIVRTYKPGFEGIWNPAWSPDGRHIAFTGMKKTRSDLYLVDVETEQLTQLTDDAFSDFEPTWSPDGRWLAFSSDRGEPGASSDDPIWRHDYRNSDIYLIRPDGTSLRRITSAPSTETAPEFYHSADTLLYLSDRNGIANIYFHVLSTGTELPLTDLLVGIQQISIANNGQRLAFTSFYRGGYDIYLWRNPLEAVGKHSALTLTDAMKYRATPMNIQDAPQLASMSNEQTQGRPYQNFAFDRDFTRGIISNGTITRGEIEAPKDNLQADGSFIVRDYKPRFSIDYVGGVTGYDPFFGLQGLGQVYLSDLTGNHQIGIGAYLNRSLANSDFALSYLYQGWRPNVYFAFGQQVSFYLSNLQGDFDLFGSIERFRFLSLLSGVSYPFSRFDRIDFSAAYLYTIQDNLTYIDIPSLKSSAAIFSLEYTRDNTRWGSYGPDDNRRSSLSAAVSPGIGSIPREFATVQADFRHYKSLSREWSLAWRLAGGASFGRQPQHFILGGIPNWLNREFARGLSSEDINDLTFSQFVYPVRGTNYYEQIGTRYFLMNAEIRFPFIRFLLLQAPIPLFFQQVRGAIFFDAGSAWDDSNGFRLFTRNSLGERVLDDVLAGFGYGIRFYSPIGLLRIDAAWNTDLQQYTKPRYLFSLGTDF
- a CDS encoding HU family DNA-binding protein translates to MSAKVRYLKLAARGPYQRKRFRLQPDHTSPEFLREFVREATSLIEEGLARDGVVRIHEFGTFELQWIKERRGRNPRTGETIIIPGQNRVIFRPAQKLELLANQELAHLKPTLLPAAPAAPEAQPSSAKAPSLPLSSQIEQLLADLVPKSTPQPARLRFDFAESEALAVEPATGAILVGHVVEEVDTGEKRTAQVESANHNGLAVTMPEEMPLADAKTFDRAGDWEKQAGKAAEPFAGAGRPTSSAGGPRPHYSTLPGARTEPGRVRWDFSEARVSPTHERSLEYFTASPAAREAAAARSRPRRFLWLLGTLTTLLVLMLAVFVTPIGEKKETLHSNAETAANGKPPAASSNVAPVQPAPFFPGGTHRVVAGDNLWNISGHYYFDPFLWPNIYRVNTATVPHPDLLEPEQLLALPVLYGHPRKLSEEDRRNLAEGYFLVFNYYRTSADKHLAPFALWAAVKYDPTLLERYRDQITADELAFLDAHEPGRMAVR
- a CDS encoding HU family DNA-binding protein, which translates into the protein MTTTELTKSLSQRMRVSQREARELLRLLCDTITRSLAHKETVIMRGFGSFGIRRRAARKSYNPAARRHMLLPPKDIVFFRPSERLKQLLAKRSERP
- a CDS encoding long-chain fatty acid--CoA ligase, with the protein product MVARSLFDFLTICATRYADREAFVFGETRWSYKQFHDMVNQLAHSLARLNLQPGDRIALMLPNLPQFPIAYYALLKIGAVVVPVNIMFREQELHYVLQDSGARGFIAWSGFSHHLMAAAQTLEECRHRIFLHYPADTSPPGPLPPDTLNFDELTAEAAPVQDLPCVTTGEDPAVILYTAGTTGLPRGAVLTHAGIAAAVLSCWDAFRIDANHRFAAALPLFHGIGQMLTMNVPLAAGACCVLIPRFDPLQVLQTIARERVTHFVAVPAMLHHLLTEMKAIEESAATAGKAAPAGGISLATLQALIVTGMPVDDNLRQALLQRFGVAIFEGYGLAECSPLVSANRPDITNKHGSVGKQLPGLEVSIVDEKGQELPPGEIGEIVVRGAAVMKGYHNRPEETASVLRDGWLHTGDIGRTDESGYLYLVDRKSDVIRYAGFPIFPLEVERCLLAHPQVVECAVIGLPNGTLGQEARAYVVLRRPHAASAEELIQFCRTHLPAYMCPRTIEFCAELPHGPTGKILKHLLRERLTPAQHQVA